CTTCCTTTACGTGAAAATTTGATGTTTACGCCATCTGTGCTCGATTGGCAAGGATATCTTTATTTTTCCCTCATACATCAAAGAAAAAAAGGAGAAGTATGTTCCGTTCAAGAGGGTACAAAGGTACTGCAAATGTGTTTAAAGAGAAAATGGTTACATCAACGTTCCATGCCGCTTGTTTCGTACTCATTGAACAAAGCAGTTGTTTCCTATTTCAATGTGCTCACTCATTTACATGTTTTAAAAAGGGAGACGAAAGAGGTCTATCGAATCATTGACAAACCAAAAATACCGTATACCCTTTTGGAATTGGAGAAACTAGAAAAAGATATTGCTCATCGCTTGTCCAAACGCATCACGCATCCTTTTTGACATTAGTAGATTGGAACGAAATAATAGTAAAAGATGAAAGGATTTTGTGAAAATATCAAGAATTGTTTAAAGACAGAATAATTTTCCAATGGAGGGTGTCTATGGCAAACGAAACCAAAGTAAAACAATTACCAAAGCGACATGAAGTCCCTGAAGATTTAACATGGAGACTAGAAGATATTTTTGCAAGCGACGAGGAATGGGAAAAAGAATATCAGAGTGTGGCTAACGAAATTCAAAAAGCAGAACAATTTAAAGGAACTCTAATCGAAAGTGCGGAGCGGCTACTCGAAGCTCTTCAATATCAAGATAAGATTTCTGAAAGAACAGGGAAATTGTACGTGTATGCCCATATGCGTTACGATCAAGATACAACGAATACATTCTATCAAGGTTTAGATGACCGTGCGAAATATTTATATAGCCAACTTTCCAGTGCGTTATCGTTTATGGTTCCTGAAATTTTATCGATCCCGGAAGAACGCTTAAAACAATTTATTGCCCAAAATGAAGATTTGAAGCTATACGAGCATGCATTAGAAGAAATTACACGCAAGCGGCCACATGTATTATCTGCTGAGCAAGAAGAAATGCTTGCAGAAGCATCCCAAGCACTCAATGCATCAAGTCAAACGTTTGGTATGCTCAATAACGCAGATTTGCAATTTCCGACTATTAAGGATGAAAACGGAGAAGAAGTTCAACTTTCCCACGGACGATTTATTCAGTTTATGCAAAGCGAGGATCGACGGGTTCGTCAAGATGCGTTTAAAGCAATGTATGACACGTACGGCAAGTTTAAAAATACGTTTGCTAGCACGCTAAGCGGGGCAGTGAAAAAAGATAATTTTTATGCGAAAGTGCGCAATTATGAGTCCGCACGTCAAGCTGCTCTTTCAGAAAATAACATTCCGGAAAAAGTATATGACAATTTAGTCGAAACCATTAATAAGCATCTTCCGTTATTACACCGGTACATCTCATTACGCAAAAAAGTGCTTGGTGTCGATGAACTTCATATGTACGATGTGTATACACCGCTTGTGAAAGAATCGAAAATGAAAGTTACATATGAAGAAGCAAAAGAGTATCTGTTGAAGGGAC
This window of the Bacillus sp. (in: firmicutes) genome carries:
- the pepF gene encoding oligoendopeptidase F, whose amino-acid sequence is MANETKVKQLPKRHEVPEDLTWRLEDIFASDEEWEKEYQSVANEIQKAEQFKGTLIESAERLLEALQYQDKISERTGKLYVYAHMRYDQDTTNTFYQGLDDRAKYLYSQLSSALSFMVPEILSIPEERLKQFIAQNEDLKLYEHALEEITRKRPHVLSAEQEEMLAEASQALNASSQTFGMLNNADLQFPTIKDENGEEVQLSHGRFIQFMQSEDRRVRQDAFKAMYDTYGKFKNTFASTLSGAVKKDNFYAKVRNYESARQAALSENNIPEKVYDNLVETINKHLPLLHRYISLRKKVLGVDELHMYDVYTPLVKESKMKVTYEEAKEYLLKGLAPLGEEYINIVKEGLENRWVDVVENVGKRSGAYSSGTYGTNPYILMNWQDDMNNLFTLVHEFGHSVHSYLTRKYQPYTYGHYSIFVAEVASTCNENLLNDYLLKTVTNEKHRLYLLNHYLDDFRATVFRQTMFAEFEQLIHEKAQRGEALTAELLTKEYYELNKKYFGPDMVVDEEIGLEWARIPHFYYNFYVYQYATGFSAATALSKQILEEGEPAVTRYIDFLKAGCSDYPIEVLKKAGVDMTTSQPIEEACQVFEQRLNELESLLS